A genome region from Maridesulfovibrio salexigens DSM 2638 includes the following:
- the thiD gene encoding bifunctional hydroxymethylpyrimidine kinase/phosphomethylpyrimidine kinase: MKPLPCVLTIAGSDSGGGAGIQADLKAISMAGCYGASAITALTAQNTTGVTGIEAVSPEFVALQIETVCSDIKVSAAKTGMLFSAPIIRAVGESLKDKDFPLVIDPVCVATSGAKLLKDDAVEAMKEIFPLAELLTPNVPEAELFTGMEIKSREDVFKAIEILLEMGPKAVLVKGGHFDSVAATDWLGIKGQQPIPLMQQRVKTKNSHGTGCTLSATIASGLAKGYDMVTAVRKAQEYLNLALRAGFDLGEGSGPPNHLAPMLIEEMKQGILSDLHEFGLRLECMQGLNELIPEVRMNVSAALPHAGDINDVAAFSGRISCTRKGEVMVCGHPEFGASSHIAKVLLCARKSNPQVNCAAGLRLNERIMASVAECGFVEAWFDRADEPGEIPGTEENTLEWGTCKAMSEHPEPEMIDVVCDSGAKGVEPCLRLLAKDFEDMEAKLKKLLAAMSG, encoded by the coding sequence ATGAAACCGCTTCCATGCGTTTTGACTATTGCAGGTTCTGACTCCGGCGGGGGGGCCGGGATTCAGGCCGACCTTAAAGCTATTTCCATGGCCGGATGTTACGGTGCCAGCGCTATTACCGCGCTTACCGCCCAGAATACAACCGGGGTAACCGGAATTGAAGCTGTCTCTCCTGAGTTTGTAGCCCTCCAGATCGAAACGGTTTGCAGTGATATAAAAGTAAGTGCCGCTAAAACCGGAATGCTTTTTTCCGCTCCCATTATCAGGGCTGTTGGCGAAAGTTTGAAAGATAAAGACTTCCCGCTGGTTATCGATCCGGTATGCGTTGCAACCAGTGGAGCCAAGTTGCTGAAAGATGATGCAGTTGAGGCTATGAAGGAGATTTTTCCGCTGGCAGAGCTGCTCACTCCCAATGTGCCTGAAGCTGAACTTTTCACAGGGATGGAAATCAAGAGCCGTGAAGATGTGTTCAAGGCGATTGAAATTCTGCTGGAGATGGGACCGAAGGCCGTGCTTGTAAAGGGGGGGCATTTTGATTCCGTTGCAGCAACTGACTGGCTCGGTATTAAAGGGCAGCAGCCGATCCCTCTGATGCAGCAAAGGGTAAAGACCAAGAATAGCCACGGTACCGGATGTACGCTTTCCGCCACCATCGCTTCCGGTTTGGCAAAAGGTTATGATATGGTAACAGCCGTACGCAAGGCTCAGGAATATCTCAACCTTGCTTTGCGGGCCGGATTTGATCTCGGTGAGGGAAGCGGGCCGCCGAACCATCTTGCTCCCATGTTGATTGAAGAGATGAAGCAAGGGATTCTGTCTGATCTGCATGAATTCGGTTTACGCCTTGAATGTATGCAGGGCTTAAATGAATTAATCCCTGAGGTTCGCATGAATGTGTCTGCAGCCCTGCCGCATGCCGGGGATATCAACGATGTTGCTGCATTTAGCGGAAGAATTTCATGTACCCGCAAGGGCGAGGTAATGGTTTGCGGACATCCCGAATTCGGTGCCTCCAGCCATATTGCCAAAGTTCTGCTTTGTGCCCGTAAGTCGAACCCTCAAGTGAATTGTGCCGCCGGATTAAGACTAAATGAACGGATAATGGCCTCTGTTGCCGAGTGCGGATTTGTCGAAGCATGGTTTGACCGTGCAGACGAACCCGGAGAAATCCCCGGAACCGAAGAGAACACCCTTGAGTGGGGGACCTGCAAAGCCATGTCCGAACATCCCGAGCCGGAGATGATTGATGTGGTCTGCGATTCAGGCGCAAAGGGCGTTGAGCCGTGTCTGCGTCTTTTAGCAAAGGATTTTGAAGACATGGAAGCAAAGCTCAAAAAGCTGCTTGCGGCCATGTCCGGTTAA
- the putP gene encoding sodium/proline symporter PutP — MIQTETLLTFGVYLVFLLAVGWYFYKRTSNIEGYILGGRGLGGWVTALSAQASDMSGWLLMGLPGAVYLGGMTEAWIAIGLFVGTALNWIFVSARLRAYTEMTDTLTISSFFEKRFNDPTSLLRVGSAVIILMFFTIYSSSGLVAAGKLFESMFNIDYSVAVITGAVVIVSYTFLGGFMAVCWTDFFQGGLMFFAIVLVPVLGTIDNGGISVIEAEMAAKNISTSLFHNGAGTPLSIIAVISTMAWGLGYFGQPHILTRFMGISSIKELPKATAVALIWVVISLAGAVVVGMVAIPMFDGLHGGEQEKVFIYMISKLFNPWVGGVLLAAILSAIMSTIDSQLLVSSSALTEDFYKKILRRDASEKELMLVGRLCVLVISIIAMSMALTPGNTVLGLVSYAWGGFGAAFGPVVLFSLFSRKTTWISALSGMIVGTLVLIFWKDAGLGATMYEIVPGFVANFLTIMAVNMFAPQKDEQILADFDKMKEALKK, encoded by the coding sequence GTGATTCAGACTGAGACTTTGCTTACATTTGGTGTTTATCTGGTTTTCCTGCTTGCGGTGGGTTGGTATTTCTACAAACGCACTTCTAACATTGAAGGCTATATCCTCGGCGGACGTGGACTCGGCGGATGGGTTACCGCTCTTTCCGCACAGGCTAGTGATATGTCCGGCTGGCTGCTCATGGGGCTTCCTGGAGCTGTTTATCTCGGTGGTATGACCGAGGCTTGGATTGCTATCGGTCTTTTTGTGGGTACCGCGCTGAACTGGATTTTTGTGTCTGCCCGCTTGCGTGCTTATACCGAGATGACTGACACCCTCACAATCTCATCCTTTTTTGAAAAACGTTTTAATGATCCAACCAGTCTGCTTCGTGTCGGTTCTGCGGTCATTATTCTGATGTTCTTTACCATTTATTCTTCTTCCGGTCTGGTTGCTGCTGGTAAGCTCTTCGAATCCATGTTCAACATTGATTACTCTGTGGCTGTTATCACCGGGGCTGTCGTAATTGTTTCCTATACTTTTCTTGGCGGATTCATGGCTGTGTGCTGGACTGACTTCTTTCAGGGCGGTCTGATGTTCTTTGCCATTGTGCTTGTTCCGGTTCTTGGAACAATTGATAATGGCGGCATCTCTGTTATTGAAGCAGAAATGGCAGCCAAGAATATTTCCACCAGCCTTTTCCATAATGGAGCGGGAACACCTCTTTCCATTATCGCAGTAATTTCCACCATGGCTTGGGGGCTTGGTTATTTCGGTCAGCCGCATATCCTGACCCGTTTTATGGGTATCAGCTCTATCAAAGAGCTGCCTAAGGCTACAGCGGTCGCTCTTATCTGGGTTGTGATTTCCCTTGCCGGAGCAGTTGTTGTCGGTATGGTCGCTATTCCCATGTTTGACGGACTCCACGGCGGTGAGCAGGAAAAAGTTTTCATCTACATGATTTCCAAGCTCTTCAATCCTTGGGTGGGCGGTGTGCTGCTGGCTGCAATCCTGTCCGCGATTATGTCCACCATTGACTCCCAGCTTCTTGTTTCTTCTTCCGCTCTGACAGAGGATTTTTACAAGAAGATCCTGCGTCGTGATGCTTCTGAAAAAGAACTCATGCTCGTGGGACGCCTTTGCGTTCTGGTGATTTCAATCATTGCTATGAGTATGGCTCTGACTCCGGGTAACACTGTTCTCGGACTCGTTTCCTATGCTTGGGGCGGATTCGGTGCTGCTTTCGGTCCGGTTGTTCTCTTCTCGCTGTTCAGCAGGAAAACAACATGGATTTCCGCACTTTCCGGTATGATTGTCGGTACTCTTGTTCTTATTTTCTGGAAGGATGCAGGTCTTGGCGCAACTATGTATGAGATCGTTCCCGGATTCGTTGCAAACTTCCTGACCATCATGGCTGTGAATATGTTTGCTCCTCAGAAGGATGAACAGATTCTGGCTGATTTTGATAAGATGAAAGAGGCTCTTAAGAAATAA
- a CDS encoding THUMP domain-containing class I SAM-dependent RNA methyltransferase: protein MLDFERKSIVLVTCPKNFSPYLAEEMGRLGYKVRAELPAGVETKASLNDCMRLNLWVRCGHRVMYQLKRFKADTPDQMYNQVKDMVWEKILTPDSYLSVTSSVRTETVNDSRFANVKVKDAIVDRIREKTGRRPSSGPDMSGIVVFLHWKDDECTVYLDTSGVPLSRRGYRKFPAKAPLQETLAATLIRAAKWYGRGNFVSPMCGSGTLAIEAALVALNGAPGLMRDNYAFMKIPGYNPEYWDNLCIDAEDRERDSIEGKIIATDIDPEVVEAARKNARAAGVEHHIEFDVCDFRETQVPDGGGVVIMNPEYGERLGSKTKLEKIYTAIGDFLKNKCQGYKGYIFTGNLELAKFIGLKSSQRLIFYNAKIECRLLEFEIFKGSRKSRY from the coding sequence ATGTTGGATTTTGAACGTAAAAGTATTGTGTTGGTTACATGTCCCAAGAACTTCAGCCCGTATCTTGCGGAAGAGATGGGCAGGCTGGGCTACAAGGTCCGGGCAGAGCTTCCTGCGGGGGTAGAAACCAAGGCATCCCTGAATGACTGCATGCGCCTTAACCTCTGGGTGCGCTGCGGGCATAGGGTTATGTACCAGCTTAAGCGTTTCAAAGCCGATACTCCGGATCAGATGTACAATCAGGTTAAGGATATGGTCTGGGAGAAAATTCTTACCCCGGATAGCTACCTGTCCGTAACCTCGTCTGTTCGCACCGAGACTGTTAATGATTCCCGTTTCGCCAACGTAAAGGTTAAGGATGCTATTGTTGACCGCATTCGCGAGAAAACAGGACGTCGTCCTTCCTCAGGCCCGGATATGTCCGGTATTGTTGTTTTCCTGCATTGGAAAGACGATGAATGTACTGTTTATCTTGATACCTCAGGCGTGCCTCTTTCTCGCCGCGGTTACCGTAAATTCCCGGCCAAGGCTCCCTTACAGGAAACACTGGCTGCAACCCTGATCCGTGCTGCCAAATGGTACGGACGCGGGAATTTTGTTTCTCCCATGTGCGGTAGTGGAACCCTTGCTATTGAAGCTGCGCTCGTGGCTTTGAACGGTGCTCCCGGTTTGATGCGTGACAATTACGCGTTCATGAAAATTCCCGGATACAATCCTGAGTATTGGGACAACCTCTGCATTGACGCTGAAGACAGGGAACGTGATTCCATTGAAGGCAAGATCATTGCTACCGATATTGATCCTGAAGTAGTTGAAGCTGCAAGGAAGAATGCCCGTGCTGCCGGGGTAGAGCATCATATTGAGTTTGATGTGTGCGATTTCCGCGAAACTCAGGTCCCTGACGGGGGTGGTGTAGTTATCATGAACCCTGAATACGGGGAGCGTCTTGGAAGCAAAACCAAGCTTGAAAAGATCTATACAGCCATCGGTGATTTCCTGAAGAACAAGTGTCAGGGATACAAGGGTTATATTTTTACCGGAAATCTTGAGCTGGCTAAATTTATCGGTCTTAAGTCTTCGCAAAGATTAATTTTCTATAATGCCAAGATTGAATGCCGTCTGCTGGAATTTGAAATTTTTAAAGGCAGTCGCAAGTCTCGCTATTAA
- a CDS encoding response regulator, with protein sequence MPRILVVDDDPISRQVLKAMLEKEGHLVTEAEDGVKAVKGYDRNLIDLVITDIFMPEKEGVQTVRELMKENPDIKIIAVSGGSSSANYDSLDWIKMFGVKYTFTKPFNANAILAAIDDLLGS encoded by the coding sequence ATGCCCCGGATTCTCGTCGTAGATGATGATCCAATTTCACGTCAGGTTCTTAAAGCAATGCTTGAGAAAGAAGGGCACCTTGTTACGGAAGCCGAAGATGGAGTTAAGGCTGTAAAGGGGTACGACCGTAATCTGATCGATTTGGTTATCACAGATATTTTTATGCCTGAGAAAGAAGGCGTACAGACTGTCAGGGAATTGATGAAGGAAAACCCGGATATAAAGATTATCGCAGTGTCCGGCGGCAGTTCTTCTGCAAATTATGATTCGCTTGATTGGATTAAGATGTTTGGGGTGAAATACACTTTCACTAAACCTTTTAATGCTAATGCTATTTTGGCCGCTATAGATGACCTTCTCGGATCATAG
- a CDS encoding methyl-accepting chemotaxis protein, giving the protein MTVRSKFLIMLGFLVFSLLCLMISFHQLTQSQQKVSAAYEKRFTSYLLADELRQSSDDLTRLARTYVVTGDPSYEKQYFDILDIRNGNKPRPESYHRIYWDFVAAGDLKPRSDTKKIALLDLMKEAGFTDKELQKLEEAKNNSDGLVENETIAMNAVKGLYKDDRGQFTVKKEPDLEMSRQLTHDAAYHRYKANIMKPVDEFFVLMENRTFKAVQDALEISSFWKIIFVANLLIVVAATIMIIWLFNKVLKQLGIDPGYLYSVSHHIASGNLDVELQPQSDTQSVYSVFVSMISNLKKTIGEAERKSDEAAIEKEKAQAATAEALEAKQKAETAKTEGMIQAATQLEEVVDTINHASHKLGEQIEESSLGIREQSHRISETATAMEEMNTTVFEVAKNATDTATTANLARDKAEEGAAIVGEVVQGVNLVQENALKLKEDVTSLGHRAEGIGEVMNVITDIADQTNLLALNAAIEAARAGEAGRGFAVVADEVRKLAEKTMTATTEVGEAIRGIQLGTQKNISNVETSVKAIAEVTERAGMSGVALDEIVKLVEQASDQVRMIATASEQQSATSEEINKSIEDVDVISKQAAEGMVHFEEAAKTLSDQTIIMTNLIDEMKN; this is encoded by the coding sequence ATGACTGTCCGTTCAAAATTTTTGATTATGTTAGGTTTTCTTGTATTTTCGTTACTCTGTTTAATGATTTCTTTTCACCAGCTAACACAATCTCAACAAAAAGTAAGTGCTGCGTATGAAAAACGTTTTACATCCTATCTACTTGCTGATGAATTGAGGCAAAGTTCCGACGACTTGACCAGACTTGCACGAACATATGTTGTTACGGGAGATCCTAGTTACGAAAAGCAATATTTTGACATTTTAGATATCCGCAATGGCAACAAGCCACGACCAGAGTCATACCATCGTATTTATTGGGATTTTGTTGCTGCTGGAGATTTAAAGCCACGTTCGGACACCAAAAAGATCGCATTGCTGGACCTAATGAAAGAAGCCGGATTTACTGACAAGGAACTTCAAAAGCTTGAAGAAGCCAAAAACAACTCAGACGGACTTGTCGAAAATGAAACGATCGCCATGAATGCAGTAAAAGGCCTCTACAAAGATGATAGAGGCCAGTTTACCGTAAAAAAAGAACCTGACCTTGAAATGTCCAGACAACTCACACACGATGCTGCTTATCACCGATACAAAGCCAATATAATGAAACCGGTAGATGAATTCTTTGTACTAATGGAAAATAGAACATTCAAAGCTGTACAGGATGCTTTGGAGATCAGCTCATTCTGGAAAATAATATTTGTTGCCAATCTCCTTATCGTTGTAGCTGCTACGATAATGATTATCTGGCTGTTCAATAAGGTTTTGAAACAACTTGGCATTGATCCCGGATACCTATACAGCGTCAGTCATCACATCGCTTCTGGAAATCTGGACGTCGAGCTTCAGCCACAAAGCGACACCCAAAGTGTATACAGCGTGTTTGTATCAATGATTTCCAATCTGAAAAAAACTATAGGAGAAGCTGAGCGGAAATCAGATGAAGCAGCTATTGAAAAGGAAAAGGCTCAGGCTGCAACAGCAGAAGCTCTCGAAGCCAAGCAAAAAGCGGAAACAGCCAAGACCGAAGGAATGATCCAAGCTGCCACCCAACTTGAAGAAGTAGTGGATACCATCAATCACGCGTCGCATAAACTTGGAGAACAAATCGAGGAGTCCAGCCTTGGAATACGAGAACAGTCACATCGAATAAGTGAGACAGCTACGGCTATGGAAGAGATGAATACAACGGTGTTTGAAGTAGCAAAAAATGCGACGGATACGGCCACTACCGCAAACCTAGCAAGAGATAAAGCGGAAGAAGGAGCTGCAATTGTAGGCGAGGTTGTACAGGGTGTAAACCTTGTGCAAGAGAATGCTTTGAAACTCAAAGAGGATGTCACCTCGCTTGGACATAGAGCTGAAGGCATTGGCGAAGTCATGAATGTCATAACCGACATTGCGGACCAGACAAACTTACTGGCCTTAAACGCAGCGATTGAAGCTGCCCGGGCAGGAGAAGCAGGAAGAGGCTTTGCCGTTGTTGCTGATGAAGTACGAAAACTGGCAGAAAAAACCATGACCGCAACGACCGAAGTAGGAGAAGCAATTCGCGGTATTCAACTAGGCACTCAGAAAAACATCTCCAATGTTGAAACTTCAGTAAAAGCTATTGCCGAAGTCACCGAACGGGCCGGTATGTCAGGCGTAGCTCTGGATGAAATCGTCAAACTTGTTGAACAAGCAAGTGATCAAGTTAGAATGATAGCGACAGCATCTGAACAACAATCAGCTACCAGTGAAGAAATCAACAAAAGTATTGAAGATGTAGACGTAATATCAAAACAGGCAGCAGAAGGCATGGTCCACTTTGAAGAAGCGGCCAAAACATTATCAGACCAGACCATAATAATGACCAATCTTATTGATGAGATGAAAAATTAA
- a CDS encoding PhoH family protein, with protein sequence MADKQTFRVKLEFDDVGLASVLFGAQNSNLDLISRQSGVRIESRGNSLQLISENEELIDPVAKAFNQLYKLLKSGKEVFPQDVEAAYRILCRDPKADLIKIFRDELFAVSPKKTLTPRTLTQRAYFSAIRENDMVFSVGPAGTGKTYLAVAMAVYALQRKEVNRIILTRPAVEAGEKLGFLPGDLVDKVNPYMRPLYDSLYDMLDMGKVQDMIEENIIEIAPLAFMRGRTLSNAFVILDEAQNTTPEQMKMFITRLGFGSKAVVTGDITQIDLPNREPSGLVDAINILQDVRGISFIKFEDSDVIRHPLVARIVKAYDSYECRGSK encoded by the coding sequence ATGGCAGATAAACAAACATTTAGGGTTAAGCTTGAATTTGATGATGTAGGGCTGGCCAGCGTGCTGTTCGGTGCTCAGAACTCAAATCTTGATCTTATTTCACGTCAGTCCGGTGTCAGGATAGAGAGCAGGGGAAATTCCTTGCAACTCATTTCTGAAAATGAAGAACTCATTGATCCGGTAGCAAAGGCATTTAACCAGCTGTATAAGTTGCTGAAATCGGGCAAGGAGGTCTTCCCGCAGGATGTGGAAGCCGCTTACCGTATTCTCTGCCGTGACCCTAAGGCTGATTTGATCAAAATTTTCCGTGACGAGCTTTTTGCGGTATCGCCCAAAAAGACGCTTACGCCGAGAACTTTGACCCAGCGTGCTTATTTTTCCGCCATCCGCGAAAACGATATGGTTTTTTCGGTTGGCCCTGCTGGGACAGGTAAAACTTATCTTGCCGTAGCCATGGCTGTTTATGCCTTGCAACGCAAAGAAGTTAACAGGATCATTCTGACCCGTCCTGCTGTTGAAGCCGGGGAAAAGCTCGGTTTTCTGCCCGGTGACCTCGTGGATAAGGTTAATCCCTACATGCGGCCTCTCTATGATTCCCTGTACGACATGCTTGATATGGGTAAAGTGCAGGATATGATCGAGGAGAATATCATTGAAATTGCGCCGTTGGCCTTCATGCGCGGACGGACCCTTTCCAATGCATTTGTCATTCTTGATGAGGCACAGAACACGACACCAGAGCAGATGAAAATGTTCATCACTCGTCTGGGATTCGGTTCTAAGGCGGTCGTAACCGGTGATATCACCCAGATTGACCTGCCCAATCGTGAACCTTCCGGGCTGGTTGATGCTATCAATATTCTTCAAGACGTGCGCGGCATCAGCTTTATCAAGTTTGAGGATTCTGATGTTATCCGTCATCCGCTGGTGGCGCGGATCGTCAAAGCTTACGACTCCTACGAATGCAGAGGCAGTAAGTAA
- the ybeY gene encoding rRNA maturation RNase YbeY produces MGVNLSIECSSDANFPLAKRELLHMADMLLEVLGLEGFDFDLKIVNDAAIAEVNEEFLGCVGPTNVLSFPFSETPDLEKNSFLGEIVLSVDTLARETRLYGQQPEEHTVRLLAHALLHLAGYDHGPEMYSLTDSAVESVSPEVRQRTSGWQ; encoded by the coding sequence ATGGGCGTGAACTTGAGTATAGAGTGTTCTTCTGATGCGAATTTTCCCCTTGCGAAAAGGGAATTATTGCATATGGCGGACATGTTGCTCGAGGTTCTTGGGCTGGAAGGCTTTGACTTTGATCTTAAAATAGTCAATGATGCCGCCATTGCAGAAGTTAATGAAGAATTTTTGGGATGCGTAGGGCCGACCAATGTGCTCAGCTTCCCTTTTTCCGAGACACCAGATCTGGAAAAGAACAGTTTTTTAGGAGAGATAGTTTTGTCTGTGGATACACTTGCCCGTGAAACCCGTCTCTACGGCCAGCAGCCGGAAGAGCATACTGTAAGATTGCTTGCGCATGCGCTGTTGCATCTTGCCGGGTACGATCACGGTCCTGAAATGTACTCCCTTACTGACTCTGCTGTTGAATCCGTATCTCCTGAGGTCCGACAGCGAACCTCGGGTTGGCAATAG
- the argF gene encoding ornithine carbamoyltransferase, whose translation MIRHLLKINDVPRSELGQLLLRAKELKDNKIRNNALEGKTVIMIFEKASTRTRVSFDVAIEQLGGHSIFMTPAESQLGRSEPLEDTAQVLSRYADALVVRTFGQDKVRTLAEYGSVPVINALTDRYHPCQVLSDMLTIYERTPDLENVHVAWVGDGNNMAHSWINAAIYFPFYLTLAFPKGYEPDHDILSRALSMGAKINLSYDPVEAVKGAHYVNTDVFASMGQEEEQKKRELAFAAYQVNDELLKHADPDCKVMHCLPAHRGEEVTAEVLDGPRSIIFDQAENRLHMQKAILEWAVNGIEVDYDAVEKLLGPVQAVPHMHTIE comes from the coding sequence ATGATCAGACATCTTCTCAAAATTAATGATGTTCCCCGTTCAGAACTCGGCCAGCTCCTGCTTCGCGCAAAAGAGCTGAAAGATAATAAAATCAGGAATAACGCCCTTGAAGGGAAAACCGTTATTATGATTTTTGAAAAAGCTTCTACCCGTACCCGCGTATCATTTGACGTTGCTATTGAGCAGCTCGGTGGTCACTCTATTTTCATGACCCCTGCTGAATCTCAGCTCGGCAGAAGTGAGCCGCTGGAAGATACCGCACAGGTTCTTTCCCGCTATGCGGATGCGCTTGTTGTCCGTACTTTCGGACAGGATAAGGTACGTACCCTTGCTGAGTATGGTTCTGTTCCGGTCATCAACGCCCTGACTGACAGGTACCATCCTTGTCAGGTTTTGAGTGATATGCTGACTATCTATGAAAGAACTCCCGATCTTGAGAACGTTCACGTTGCTTGGGTCGGTGACGGTAACAACATGGCTCATTCCTGGATCAATGCTGCCATTTACTTCCCGTTCTACCTGACACTTGCTTTCCCTAAAGGATATGAGCCTGACCACGATATTCTTTCCCGTGCCTTGTCCATGGGCGCAAAGATCAACTTGAGCTATGATCCGGTTGAAGCTGTTAAAGGCGCGCACTACGTCAACACTGACGTTTTTGCTTCCATGGGTCAGGAAGAAGAGCAGAAGAAACGTGAACTCGCTTTTGCCGCTTATCAGGTAAATGACGAGCTGCTCAAGCACGCTGATCCCGATTGTAAAGTAATGCATTGCCTGCCCGCACACCGTGGCGAAGAAGTTACAGCTGAAGTTCTGGACGGTCCCAGATCAATCATTTTTGATCAGGCTGAAAACAGACTTCACATGCAGAAAGCTATCCTTGAATGGGCAGTTAACGGCATTGAAGTGGATTACGATGCAGTGGAAAAGCTGCTCGGACCAGTTCAGGCTGTTCCGCACATGCATACTATTGAATAA
- a CDS encoding argininosuccinate synthase: protein MSKIEKVVLAYSGGLDTSIILKWIKQEYNCEVITLTADLGQGEELDGIEEKALKTGATKAFVEDLREEFARDFIFPAFRAGAIYEGRYLLGTSIARPLIAKRMVEIAEMEGAQALAHGATGKGNDQVRFELGGMGMNPRLKHIAPWREWDLKSRTDLMKFAEANDIEIPNTRKKPWSMDANMLHVSFEGAELEDPWNAPSPESYRYCRPIEEAPDEPEIITIDFEKGDPVAINGTKYSPAALVEKLNELGGKHGIGRVDMVENRFVGMKSRGVYETPGGTIMHIAHRDLEGLCMDREVMHLRDSLIPKYAEMIYNGFWFAPERIALQAMIDETQKTVTGTVRLKLYKGNAIPEGRKSPYSLYREDLATFEEDEVYNQKDAEGFIKLVGLRLKGKTSSGSEWIKEGDVEDLD from the coding sequence ATGAGTAAGATTGAAAAAGTAGTACTGGCATATTCCGGTGGTCTGGATACCTCCATCATTCTAAAATGGATCAAGCAAGAGTATAACTGCGAAGTTATTACCCTTACTGCCGACCTCGGTCAGGGCGAAGAGCTTGACGGTATTGAGGAAAAAGCACTCAAGACCGGTGCAACCAAGGCTTTTGTTGAAGATCTGCGTGAAGAATTTGCACGTGATTTCATTTTTCCCGCTTTCCGTGCCGGTGCCATCTACGAAGGTCGCTACCTGCTCGGTACCTCCATTGCCCGTCCTCTGATTGCCAAGAGAATGGTTGAGATTGCTGAAATGGAAGGCGCACAGGCTCTGGCTCACGGTGCAACCGGTAAAGGTAACGACCAGGTTCGTTTCGAACTGGGTGGCATGGGCATGAACCCAAGACTCAAGCACATCGCTCCTTGGCGTGAATGGGATCTGAAGTCCCGTACCGATCTCATGAAGTTTGCTGAAGCTAACGACATCGAGATTCCCAACACTCGTAAAAAACCTTGGTCCATGGATGCCAACATGCTGCACGTAAGTTTTGAAGGTGCAGAGCTGGAAGATCCGTGGAATGCTCCTTCCCCGGAATCTTACCGTTACTGCCGTCCCATTGAGGAAGCACCGGATGAGCCTGAAATCATCACCATTGATTTCGAAAAGGGTGATCCTGTTGCAATCAACGGTACTAAGTATTCCCCGGCTGCTTTGGTTGAAAAACTTAACGAACTGGGTGGTAAGCACGGTATCGGACGTGTGGATATGGTTGAGAACCGTTTCGTGGGCATGAAGTCCCGTGGCGTGTACGAAACCCCCGGTGGAACCATTATGCACATCGCACACCGCGACCTCGAAGGTCTTTGCATGGACCGCGAAGTTATGCACCTGCGTGACAGCCTGATCCCCAAATATGCTGAAATGATATACAATGGTTTCTGGTTCGCTCCTGAGCGTATCGCGTTGCAGGCAATGATCGATGAAACCCAGAAGACCGTAACCGGTACTGTAAGACTGAAGCTCTACAAGGGTAACGCAATTCCCGAAGGCCGTAAGTCTCCTTACTCTCTGTACCGTGAAGATCTCGCTACTTTCGAAGAAGACGAAGTATACAACCAGAAAGATGCTGAAGGCTTTATCAAGCTGGTTGGTCTGCGTCTGAAAGGCAAGACTTCTTCCGGTTCCGAATGGATTAAAGAAGGCGACGTCGAAGACTTAGATTAG